The genomic stretch TGGATAGTAGTAGAGTAGTACTGTAGTAAAATAGTAAAGAATTAGACGTATTAAAGGAGTAGCTGTTTCCAATCAGCAGCTAAGAGGTAGTAGGCATTTTATCAGTAGAAATGATTTCTTTATAGTAGTAGATGTACTACTGTAGTAAAATAGTAAAGAATTAGACGTATTAAAGGAGTAGTTGTTTCCAATCAGCAGCTAAGAGGTAGTAGGCATTTTATCAGTAGAAGTGACTTCTTTATAGTAGTAGAGTAGTACTGTAGTCAAAATAGTAAAGAGTAAGATGTATTAAAGGAGTAGTTGTTTCCAATCAGCAGCTAAGAGGTAGTAGGCATTTTATCAGTAGAACTGATTTCTTTATAGTAGTAGATGTAGTACTGTAGTAAAATAGTAAAGAATTAGATGTATTCAAGGAGTAGCTGTTTCTAATCAGCAGCTAAGAGGTAGTAGGCATTTTATCAGTAGAAGTGATTTCTGTATAGTAGTAGAGTAGTACTGTAGTAAAATAGTACAGAATTAGATGTATTAAAGGAGTAGCTGTTTCCAATCAGCAGCTAAGAGGTAGTATGCATTTTATTAGTAGAACTGATTTCTTTATAGTAGTAGATGTACTACTGTAGTAAAATAGTAAAGAATTAGACGTATTAAAGGAGTAGTTGTTTCCAATCAGCAGCTGAGAGGtagaaagcatttttttagtagAAGTGATTTCTTTATAGTAGTAGATGTAGTACTGTAGTAAATTGGTAAAGAATAAGACGTATTAATGGAGTAGTTGTTTCCAATCAGCAGCTAAGAGGTAGTAGGCATTTTATCAGTAGAAGTGACCTCTGTATAGTAGTAGATGTAGTACTGTAGTCAAAATAGTAATAAATTAGATGTATTAAAGGAGTAGTTGTTTCAAATCAGCAGCTAAGAGGTAGTATGCATTTTATCCCTGGAAGTGACCTCTGTATAGTAGTAGATGTAGTACTGTAGTCAAAATAGTACAGAATTAGATGTATTAAAGGAGTAGTTGTTTCCAATCAGCAGCTAAGAGGTAGTAGGCATTTTATCAGAAGAAGTGACTTCTTTATAGAAGTAGATGTAGTCCTGTAGTCAAAATAGTACAGAATTAGATGTATTAAATGAGTAGTTGTTTCCAATCAGCAGTTAAGAGGTAGTAGGCATTTTATTAGTAGAACTGATTTCTATATAGTAGTAGATATAGTACTGTAGTAAAATAGTAAAGAATTAGACGTATTAAAGGAGAAGTTGTTTCCAATCAGCAGCTAAGAGGTAGTAGACATTTCATCAGTAGAAATGACCTCTGTATAGTAGTAGATGTACTACTGTAGTAAAATAGTACAGAATTAGATGTATTAAAGGAGTAGTTGTTTCCAATCAGCAGCTAAGAGGTAGTATGCATTTTATTAGTAGAACTGATTTCTTTATAGTAGTAGATGTACTACTGTAGTAAAATAGTACAGAATTAGATGTATTAAAGGAGTAGTTGTTTCCAATCAGCAGCTAAGAGGTAGTATGCATTTTATCAGTAGAAATGACCTCTGTATAGTAGTGGATGTAGTACTGTAGTAAAATAGTAAAGAATTAGATGTATTAAAGGAGTAGTTGTTTCCCATCAGCAGCTAAGAGGTAGTAGGCATTTTATCAGTAGAAGTGATTTCTTTATAGTAGTAGATGTAGTACTGTAGTAAAATAGTAAAGAATTAGATGTATTAAAGGAGTAGTTGTTTCCCATCAGCAGCTAAGAGGTAGTAGACATTTTATCAGTGGAAATGATTTGTGTATAGTAGTAGATGTACTACTGTagtaaaataataaagaattagATGTATTAAAGGAGTAGTTGTTTCCAATCAGCAGCTAAGAGGTAGTATGCATTTTATCAGTAGAAGTGATTTCTTTATAGTAGTAGATGTAGTACTGTAGTAAAATAGTAAAGAATTAGATGTATTAAAGGAGTAGCTGTTTCTAATCAGCAGCTGAGAGGTAGTAGACATTTTAACAGTAGAAGTGATTTCTGTATAGTAGTAGAGTAGTACTGTAGTCAAAATAGTAAAGAATTAGATGTATTAAAGGAGTAGTTGTTTCCAATCAGCAGCTACGAGGTAGTAGGCATTTTATTAGTAGAACTGATTTCTTTATAGTAGTAGAGTAGTACTGTAGTAAAATAGTAAAGAATTAGATGTATTAAAGGAGAAGTTGTTTCCAATCAGCAGCTAAGAGGTAGTAGGCATTTTATTAGTAGAACTGATTTCTTTATAGTAGTAGATGTAGTACTGTAGTAAAATAGTAAAGAATAAGACGTATTAAAGGAGTAGCTGTTTCCAATCAGCAGCTAAGAGGTAGTAGGCATTTTATCAGTAGAAGTGAATTCTGTATAGTAGTAGATGTACTACTGTAGTAAAATAGTAAAGAATTAGACGTATTAAAGGAGTAGTTGTTTCCAATCAGCAGCTAAGAGGTAGTATGCATTTTATCAGTAGAAATGACCTCTGTATAGTAGTAGATGTACTACTGTAGTAAAATAGTAAAGAATTAGATGTATTAAAGGAGTAGTTGTTTCCAATCAGCAGCTAAGAGGTAGTAGGCATTTTATCAGTAGAAGTGAATTCTGTATAGTAGTAGATGTACTACTGTAGTAAAATAGTAAAGAATTAGACGTATTAAAGGAGTTGTTGTTTCCAATCAGCAGCTAAGAGGTAGTATGCATTTTATTAGTAGAACTGATTTCTTTATAGTAGTAGATGTAGTACTGTAGTAAAATAGTAAAGAATTAGATGTATTAAAGGAGTAGTTGTTTCCAATCAGCAGCTAAGAGGTAGTAGGCATTTTATCAGTAGAAGTGACTTCTGTATAGTAGTAAATGTATTACTGTAGTAAAATAGTAAAGAATTAGATTTATTAAAGGAGTAGCTGTGTCCAATCAACAGCTAAGAGGTAGTAGGCATTTTATCAGTAGAAGTGACTTCTTTATAGTAGTAGAGTAGTACTGTAGTAAAATAGTAAAGAATTAGATGTATTAAAGGAGTAGCTGTTTCCAATCAGCAGCTAAGAGGTAGTATGCATTTTATTAGTAGAACTGATTTCTTAATAGTAGTAGATGCAGTTCTGTAGTAAAATAGTAAAGTATTAGACGTATTAAAGGAGTAGTTGTTTCCAATCAGCAGCTAAGATGTAGTATGCATTTTATCAGTGGAAGTGACCTCTGAATAGTAGTAGATGTAGTACTGAAGTCAAAATAGTAATGAATTAGATGTATTAAAGGAGTAGTTGTTTCCAATCAGCAGCTAAGAGGTAGTATGCATTTTATCAGTGGAAGTGACCTCTGTATAGTAGTAGATGTAGTACTGTAGTCAAAATAGTACAGAATTAAATGTATTAAAGGAGTATTTGTTTCCAATCAGCAGCTAAGAGGTAGTAGGCATTTTATCAGTAGAAGTGAATTCTGTGTAGTAGTAGAGTAGTACTGTAGTAAAATAGTAAAGAATTAGATGTATTAAAGGAGAAGTTGTTTCCAATCAGCAGCTAAGAGGTAGTATGCATTTTATCAGTGGAAGTGACCTCTGTATAGTAGTTGATGTAGTACTGTAGTCAAAATAGTACAGAATTAGATGTATTAAAGGAGTAGTTGTTTCCAATCAGCAACTGATTTCTTTATATTAGTAGAGGTAGTACTGTTACAGTAGTAAAATAGTAAAGAATGAGACGTATTAAAGGAGTAGTCGTTTTTAATCAGCAGCTAAGAGGTAGTATGCATTTTATCAGTAAAAATGACCTCTGTGTAGTAGTAGAGTAGTACTGTAGTAAAATAGTAAAGAATTAGACGTATTAAAGGAGAAGTTGTTTCCAATCAGCAGCTAAGAGGTAGTAGGCATTTTATCAGTAGAAGTGATTTCTGTACAGTGATAGATGTAGTACTGTCGTAAATAACagtcaaaagtaccaggattataattttatacgccagacacgcgtttcgtctacataagactcatcagtgacgctcagatcaaaatagttcaaaaagccaaataaatataaagttgaaaagcattgaggacccaaaattccaaaaagttgtgccaaatatggctaaggtaatagTAAAATAGTAAACAGTGAGACGTTTTAAAAGAGTAGTTGTTATAGTGGTATAGTAGTATAATTTTATGTTGTACAAATATAGTAATGTCCAtatatttccctttttttttcttcattaaaatAGCAGATAATTTATCAAGCTTTTTAATTCATGTTCAACACCAGAGTATGCGATGAATATTTTAGTACACTGTGCATTTTTTACATcactttgggttttttttttttttaaatatgctagACTGTATATTTGCTTTGCCATGTTTGGGTGTACCTATTTGTACGTGCGTTTTCTATATTCTAATTTTGTCAgcataacttttttttgtttgtttgttttgtttgtatatatttgtatatatttgctTGAAAGCAATCTATAGCTATAACTCTACCGAATTTGGATTCAGCTTTCCTGTCGTATCGTATGCTATATTCATTCTTAATTCCTTAAATTTAGATCTGAATTTTACAAGTGAACATTACGAATgtgattgaaaatatattacttTTCAATTAATCTATTTCAGGATCTCAACAATGGTGATTGTGAAACTGATACATGTGACGAAAAAGAAATTTGTATAGATAATGATGACGATACATCTAGTTGCTTAGCTAGTGAGTATTAACTAAATGTCATCAATTTTGTAGGAATTTAAGTATCTAATTGTGATATAACTTAATCAcggcaattttgtcaaaatttagataaattttcatTACATCTTACAAATTTACatacttgatataaaaaaaaattattagttCTCTGGAGGCATTCATTAAACTATgtagatttttgttatttttttttttttttttttgttgttgaaccGAATGatgtttttgtagttttttttccaAGTTTGCTCTTATGTTTAGTGGTTCTTCTGTAGATGTGACCTTATTTCTGAAGTTGAAAACAGTTTAACTTTGTCCGTTGAAAAAGAAtattgtataaaagagggacgaaagataccaaagggacagtcaaagtcataaatctaaaacaaactgacaacgtcatggctaaaaatgaaaaagacaaacaaaaaaacagcagacatgacacaacatagaaagctaaagaataaacaacacgaacccctaaaaaaactagggatgatctcaggtgctccggaagggtaagcagatcctgctccacatgtggcacccgtcgtgttgcttatgtgataacaaatccggtaaatagtctaattcggtaggtcacattcatgaatgggaaggggattgtagttacgacgtaaggaacctATCCGTTATTATtcgtgaaacggttattccataacggtcaaccaactcgtgatggcgtccgtaaaatttacgaagggatgatttcaacttcaccatttggaattcttggtttaatagcttccttgttagcagcaaccctctatcaagaacatcatgataggaaatgcaagcacgggaatatcgtatcaattaggagatatataccccgtatgcaggtgctgctggaatgttgctatttagaaatggaaagttcacaattggaaagctgaaatcatctcttttgtcgtaaagttttgttttcaaccctcattgtcaatttctagatataagtcaagttatgaggccgacttaactgtatctgtggtatcctttatctctaactcgatgggatagatgcgtacCACATAGTCAccattttgtttgaattatttaatgaaagaacatcatctatatagcggaaagtagagttaaaggatattgctaacttcttatctttcttcctaagaagttcctgcatgaagtcagcctcataataataaagaaaccagtcggcaagtagagggacaaaaaaaataatactttaacgTATATAACGTTATCTAACTTTAGAGgcatttatttttttcctgtatTACACTGAAAATTCTCCAAACCTTTTTTTCATACTAGAAATCTCCTTCGTGGGTTCTTGAAGAAATCTTGAAAGGTCTTGACCAACGTTTAATAGAGCAAAACTGTTTTGAGTATCCATAATTTAATTTCGTCTGTACTGGACTGATAGTCCGTAATTCCCGGAGAGTGAAACACAGTTTctgatgtttgaaatttttttaaaattaattctgAGAGAAAAAAAGAGAGATATTGTTCAACCGACACTCATATTcataaaattgcattatttgtAATCTGAAAAATCACATATATCAGGAGAAATAAGTGCTACTGTCGTATGGAATACtcataatttgttttacattttagttTAACGGTGCCCGGATGCAGTTTCACATGAAGACAGTAGAGCATCATTCAACAAATTTGATAACTGATGACGGTGTAGAAAACTCTGCAAAACAAACTGTCGTCTTTCTACAATTTTTTAACAGATCCACAAACGAGCatgaataatttaaataaaattaatccggaaattgatttgaaaactgTTTATTCTatctttacatttttaaagatagtGTCTTAATGTCTTAAATAGTATCAAGTAATAGCCATTTTGTTTCTACATGGTTAAAACTTATCAATATGTAAGCTCTGTTGTTGTTTTGTAAActttgctaaaataatttaacaCACACTGAAAGTGTCATTGTTCACTCACAGGTAGTCacacatttaaataaatataataaaagaaatatcCGGAGCTAGATATAACAGTTAGatttactaaaaaatatcaaGGTCATCACATAgatattttatatcatattatggTACTTTAACTAGAGATTATCAAGCAAGGGTATTAGCACGTGAGATTTGTCAGAGAACATCAAGTTATGAGTATAGACAGTATAGCACAGTGAGATTTGTAAAAGAATATAGCATGAGATATAAGTAGAAAGACGATATTTGTTAGGAGTGTAGCAGAGTGATATTACCTAGATATTGTCAATATATTGACAATATCACGTATAGATTGTATCACGTGAAAACTATCAGAGAATATTCAGTCAGTAGTATAGTACACACAGATATACTAGATAATATAAAGTAACAAGTGTAGCACGTGAGATTTATCAGGTAATATCAATGAAGAAGTGTAAGATTTATCAGAGAATATTATGTCAAACAAAGGTTTGCCATAAAATATCAAGTTAGGTGTAGCACTtgatatatattagataatataAATGAAGGAGTGTAACACGTGAGATTTATTAGAGAATATCAAGGAAGGAGTGTAGTATGTAAGATTTATCAGATAATATTAAGTCATGAGTCAAGCAAACAAAGGTTTGCTATATAATATCAAGTAAGGTGTAGCACTTGAGATATATTAGATAATATAACTGAAGGAGTGTAACACGCGAGATTTATTAGAGAATATCAAGGAAGGAGTGTAGTATGTAAGATTTCTAACAGTTTATTGAAATAAGCCGCGCCTACTAATTATAACATATTACTAAATATATATGGTCTCCACGCGTTTGCGTTTAACCATTcactggcactcacaccacatcttctattGTTAGACATGTACAGATGCTAAGATAATGGAGAAAATCAAGTAATGAGTGTAGCACGTAATAGTTATTAGAGAATACCAAGTAAGGAGTCTAGTACACACAGATATACTTAAAAATATAAAGTAATGAGTCTAGCGTGTGAGATGTATAAGGAATATCAAGTCAGGAGTGTTGCCTGTGAGATGTATAAGGGAATATTAAGTCAGAAGTATAGCACACACATGTATATGGGACAATATCAATTAGGTAATGTAGCACGTGAGATTCataagaaaatataaagtaaGGAGTGTAGCACGTGAGATGCATAAAGGAATATCAAGTCAAGAGTACAACACATGAGATTTTTAGAGAATATTAAGTCAGAAGTATAGCACACAAAGATTTATTAAAAGATACCAAGTGAGGAGTGTTAAAGGTAGAGAATTTACAAGAGAAAGCGAGTAGGACGTGTAGAACAGTGAGGTTACTAGAGTAAAAAGAGTAGCGAGCAGATATTTACTTAAAGTTATTAAGGAAAGAATTTAGTACGTACATATTTTACTAGAAAATATAAAGTAAGGAGTGTAGAACGATAGTATTACCTAGAGATTACCAAGTCAGGAGTGTAAGACGCAAAAGACGCAAAACTTTACTACACAATATCAAGTCAGACTAGTACTTGTAACACGGTAGAGGTTTCCTTGAAAACATCATCTATGGAGCGTAACACGTAGAGATTTATTGGAGGATATACGCTGAATAATTTAAAGCTATTAATTTCAAAACACGTTGTGTCttctaaaatatttattattttcgcATCTTTtacgagaaaaaaaatgaataaatcggATATCTTGtacattacaatatatatatttccttTAGACATTATTTGTTAAACACTGATATTTACGAttgaatttgttattttgatatttgatttaccCTGCATATTTCAGATCTTTTGAATATATGATTCAACAATATTTTTCACAGTTTTTCGTTcatctaaaaattaaagaaaataataaacgGTTTTATTGATTACGTCACGTATATTATTGTTAATAGTTTTGTCTTATATTTCAGCATTTTGTACTTCAAAATGATTAACGaaaaattatttaagaattgcCATGTGCATACAAACATTGGTATACTTGCCGTTTTAGTTATTACAAGTTTGTATTAAAGTCAGAATCGGCACTGTACACAGAAACTATTACGAACCGACGGACACTAGTGATTTCAACGGTATAGCTGCTCCCTCTTGATCTACCGGATCTGCATTATTGTAACTTTTTAATCGTATGGATATAAATTATACCAATTTTGGATTTATTTACGCATCGGTTAACATTACACGTAAAACATGAAAGTAGTTTCACAAACAATTTTGACATATAATATACAAATCATTGTAATCaaattatattaataaaacattcaaataaacttttttttataattttgaaataatttctcCGATGATTTGCCTGAATATATATCCCACAGacaaaaaagatattaaacaTATGTTTTCTATTTGCATCCCAATTATTCTGTTTTTGATCTGTGAAAAACTTCAAATTGAAATTAAGTTAAGGTTTCCCTCATCTTATCCCAGAACACGACGTTCCCTTGTTCGTCATTTGGATATTCTATATGCGATTGTCTTTGTACTATTTCTAACATCACTAATGGTAGCTCCCTTGATGTAATGTGTTCATGCAAGACTAGAAACAAAATGTTTTCTCCTCCCCTAGAGTAAATACTTTCCATTCTGGCCATATTGAATTCAAACATACAGTAATAAGAATCTAGAAATGCCCTGGTGATTATACAAATAGTTCTCTTGCTATCATGTATAGCATTCGTTATATTCAGCGTTATATCCTCACCAGGTATAAAGTCTCGCTGATGAATGCATAGCTTTTTGTTCCCAGTTTCTTCTAGATTCGGAATGCATTCATTGATAATGAAATTCTGTTCTCTGTCGGCATACGAAATAAATGCgtcatacaaatatattttattgttctcTGCAAGTTTCAATTTTGTGTATTTACCTTTcgttatataataaatataacgtATTTTCCATCGATATCTATAAGCTAACCCAGCAATAAGAGTTATGGCACTTAATGATATTCCTATAGTTACAACGATTATTATTAATACGTGTTTGTCGCATTCCTTTTCCAGCTGTAAAACTGTTTCGCCTAGATTATTTAGTAGAATCGATGTACCATTATCAAATTTGCAATTATATGCATTACTATTATTGAAATGATTATGGTTGTTCAACATCAATCGTAAAAAGTGAGTAGATGAACAACCACAGCGCAAGACGTTGGATCCTAAATCTATTCGTAAACCTGATACTTCAAACATGTTGGTGAAAGTGTCCATAATGTCATGACTTAATGTTCCGATAAAGATATTTGATAAATCTAGTTGTTTCAAAGCTTTCATGTTAGAAACATCGAAATCTATATTGTGTAAATTGTTGTTGCTGAGATTGAGTGTTTGCAATTGCGTATGTCTTTGAAATGTGGAAAATTTCAgttcataaataaaattaaaggaaaaatcaacaaattcTAGCTGTGTAGTTGGTGATGGCATAAACGATTTGAATTGGAGAAAAGATCCTAaagaattattttgtaaataaagatatttcaaaaACGGCATACGGAAACAAAACTGTATAAGTCTGTTGGACGAAAAATCTAAAAGTTTGACGGAAGAAGGTATGCTCTCTTCACATTGGTTTCCTGTAGCATCTGAAAACACATTATTGTTGAGATAAAATTCTTCCAGACCTGTATTATTAAAGACTTTAAATACAGAGACTGGGAATTTTGATATTACGCAATCAGATGTGTTTGCTATTACCAGCTGTTTTATGTTTGTTGATGCTACTTCGTTGAACAGTAGAAGATATTCGTCTATAAACAAATTCATGTTTGACACGTTAAGGTATCTGAGATTTCTCAACTTTGACAAAGAGTTATTAAAAATCCATTGAATAGGACATGTCGACAAGTCTAAATACTCTAAATGAAGAACATTAATGAACGTTCTTTGTCTGAATGCTGACAACTTGCACTCGCCTCTCGTCAAATTTGTTAAATGTTTCAAAGTTGAAAACTTTGACTTAAATGGCTCGTGAATAGCGTTCATGTCAGCAATATCCAATtcaaaactttccaaactaataAGGTCGGATATCGTTTCATCTGAAAAATCGTCTGGTTCCCTTGAGTTTGAATTGAACTTGATATTTAGG from Mytilus edulis chromosome 7, xbMytEdul2.2, whole genome shotgun sequence encodes the following:
- the LOC139482931 gene encoding toll-like receptor 4, with the protein product MRIHSRVFQNLNRLIELDISKNRLNHLEKESFYGLGNLKRLCLQNNFLSYKSTFPKDIFKPLKSLVYLNIKFNSNSREPDDFSDETISDLISLESFELDIADMNAIHEPFKSKFSTLKHLTNLTRGECKLSAFRQRTFINVLHLEYLDLSTCPIQWIFNNSLSKLRNLRYLNVSNMNLFIDEYLLLFNEVASTNIKQLVIANTSDCVISKFPVSVFKVFNNTGLEEFYLNNNVFSDATGNQCEESIPSSVKLLDFSSNRLIQFCFRMPFLKYLYLQNNSLGSFLQFKSFMPSPTTQLEFVDFSFNFIYELKFSTFQRHTQLQTLNLSNNNLHNIDFDVSNMKALKQLDLSNIFIGTLSHDIMDTFTNMFEVSGLRIDLGSNVLRCGCSSTHFLRLMLNNHNHFNNSNAYNCKFDNGTSILLNNLGETVLQLEKECDKHVLIIIVVTIGISLSAITLIAGLAYRYRWKIRYIYYITKGKYTKLKLAENNKIYLYDAFISYADREQNFIINECIPNLEETGNKKLCIHQRDFIPGEDITLNITNAIHDSKRTICIITRAFLDSYYCMFEFNMARMESIYSRGGENILFLVLHEHITSRELPLVMLEIVQRQSHIEYPNDEQGNVVFWDKMRETLT